From the genome of Populus trichocarpa isolate Nisqually-1 chromosome 15, P.trichocarpa_v4.1, whole genome shotgun sequence, one region includes:
- the LOC18105638 gene encoding reticulon-like protein B1, which produces MAEHEGEREMAEHEGEREREPVVESKVDKITEKTHDHDSSSSSSDSDDDKSDAVKSKIFRLFGREKPVHKVLGGGKPADVFLWRNKKISAGVLGGATAVWVFFELLEYHLITLVCHLSIFSLAVLFLWSNASNFLNKSPPKIPEVLLPEKWVREVASGLRIEINRGFAVLHDIASGRDLKKFLAVIAGLLVLSLVGSCCNFLTLLYISFVLLHTVPVLYEKYEDQVDGNSEKAWIQIKKQYAVLDEKYISKIPRGPFKEKKKD; this is translated from the exons AGATGGCGGAGCATGAAGGCGAGCGTGAGCGTGAACCAGTGGTTGAATCAAAGGTGGATAAGATAACAGAGAAAACCCACGATCAtgattcatcatcttcttcatcagaTTCCGATGATGACAAGTCGGATGCTGTGAAGTCGAAAATCTTTCGTCTTTTTGGTAGAGAGAAACCCGTCCACAAAGTCTTAGGCGGTGGAAAAC cTGCTGATGTTTTCCTATGGAGGAACAAGAAAATCTCTGCTGGTGTGCTTGGTGGTGCAACTGCTGTCTGGgttttttttgaattgcttgAATATCACTTAATAACTTTAGTTTGCCATTTATCGATATTCTCTCTGGCTGTTCTTTTCCTGTGGTCCAATGCATCCAACTTCTTAAACAA ATCCCCACCTAAAATCCCCGAAGTCTTACTTCCTGAAAAATGGGTTCGTGAAGTTGCATCTGGGCTGAGAATTGAAATCAACCGAGGATTTGCTGTCCTGCATGATATTGCTTCTGGGAGAGATTTGAAGAAGTTTCTTGCT GTAATAGCTGGCTTGTTGGTTCTGTCACTTGTTGGAAGTTGCTGTAACTTCCTGACCTTACTCTACATAT CCTTTGTTTTGCTGCACACCGTACCAGTGTTGTATGAGAAGTACGAGGACCAGGTTGATGGAAATTCTGAAAAAGCATGGATTCAGATCAAGAAGCAGTATGCGGTGTTGGATGAAAAGTATATAAGCAAAATTCCAAGAGGAccattcaaggagaagaagaaggattag